In Opitutaceae bacterium, the sequence CGGTGTGGCGGAAAACATGAGCTGGTTCATCGATTCCGCTGGGAAGAAGCAAATGCTGTTTGGAGAGGGCGGCGGCGCACGCACCGCGGAGAACCTGGAAACCGTGCTGCTCGGGCAGGTTCCCCTGCACCCGGACATCCGCAGCGCCAGCGATGAAGGTCGCCCGCTTGTTGTGAGCGAACCAGACCATCCCGCGAGCATCATTTTCCGCTCCATCGCGGAAACACTTCTTCATCAACTGGCCGGGAAGCAGGGCTGACCGCTGGTGTATCGCAAATTGAAACCTTTCGGCATATGCGCAAAAACATGCACTAAGGTTGACAGGAGGAAAAGTGACCCTATTTTTACGGTTGCTGAAGGATCTATGACGTTCGTGATCGTTTCAACTCGACGGGACACATTCAAACGCCCTGCGCCGAGTAATTCCGCCAGATTATTGCGCTGGTGTCTTTCACCGAAAAATTGATCCAGCCGTGGTAGCCATGACGTCCTCCTCCTACTCGTCAGAACACACCGGATCTCGCGACTTCGTGAAGAACTCGTCGCTCTATCAGGAGTTTCTTGCCGAAAGGGAGGAGATACTGAAGCACAAATGGCTGGAGTCGGAGCGCCTCGGCTACGACATCGGTTTCGAGCGCGCCCTCTTGGACTGGATTCGCAAACATCGCGAAAACTGGCGCGCGCACCGCCGAGCCCAGAGCCCGCAGCAGTCAAGCGCCTCGGCGGGCACACGCTGACAGTTTGCTCCGTGAATGATGCCAGGCTGTCCGATTGGGAGGCAATCATGCGCATCCGGAGGAACTCACTGACGCAGTTTGGATCATCCGCTGCCTGACCCATCAGCCGCTGGAGTGCCGCCTCGCAATCCGCTACTCCGCTCCCGCCATTCGGAGTCCCCGCTGACGCATCACCGGGCTGCGGGCGTAAAAAAACCGAGCGACTGCTCGGTTCTTGCATTTTGGCCGGCGCGGCCGTGCGGCGAATTGTTTGCCGCTTATTTGATTTCCTTGTGAAGCGTGTGGCGCTTGAGGAAGGGGTTGTACTTCTTCTTCTCGATGCGCTCGGTCACCGTCTTCTTGTTGCGTCGGGTGAGGTAACGGGAAACGGGCTTTCCCTCCTTGCGGGCTTCAGTGCACTCCAGTGTGACAACTTCTTGCATGTTATATGGCGATTGAAGGGTTAGCTCAACCGCCGCCAATGCCGGGCGCAATCCCAAAATGCCACTGAAAAGACCCCTCCATCATTGCTTGCATCCCCCTCCGTTGGCAGGGGCATGCTTTGTCATGCCCTGGCGACGCGCGTTGCCCCACAACGCCGGTCAATACGCTCACCAACGCATTCCTCCCCTCCCGTTCTCCCCTCTTCTCCTCTTCTCTCTCCTTCGCGCCCTCGCGCCTTCGCGTTTAAACATCCGGTGAAATTTCGCCTCGCCAGTCTCCAGGGCACGACGGAGCGCGCACCTCCAAAGTTGGCCCCGCCGCTACGCCGGGGACATTTTCCGCTCGGTCAGCGGCAGCATGACGCCGCGCCGGAAAAGGTTCACCTGCCCGGTGCTGGACGAAACCACGATTGAGATGCATTCGGTAGCCACGCTGATCGCGGCGGCGGCCGCGTGGCGGCTGCCGAGGCCGCTCGGAAGCGCATGATCGGAATCGGTTGCCTGAAGCAGACTGCCCGCGGAAAGCACGACGCCATCCCCGCGGATGATGAAGGCGCCATCAAGGAGGGAATACTCCTTGATCGTTTCATCCATGAACGGATTCAGGATGTTCCGGTCCTCCTCCTTGTATCCGAAAAATGGATTCAAGACGAGCGGCTTGATCAGCTTCTCGACCTTCGCGGTGTCGCCAACGACGAACAGGCATCCCACCGGCCGCCCCTCCCTTCCCTCAACCGCAAGCTCCGTGGCAACCGCGATGACCCTCTCGAGAACCTCGGGTCGGACATCCGGCGGGAGAAGCTCCGCATGGCCCGTCAGCAGCGTCTGGAACTCACGCTCGACATCCACCACCACCAGCGTGTCGAACTGGTTGCTGCCCGTGATGCCGGCGATGCAGCACACACGATCGTTGAAGGATATGATGCCGTGGGTCAGCCCGACAAGCATCGCACTGCGCAACTGCGCCAGGCGCGCCTTGGAAAAGGACCGGACCTGGATGGTGTCAGCAAACGCCGAATGGTCCTCCCCAGCCTCAATCGGGTTTCGCGTGACAAGGATCGTTTTCAGCTTCGGCTGTATCATGCCAGCCTCGATTCCACCCACAAAGGTGTCCCCAAAAACCATCAGCGCCCCGCAGCCGGCGCCCCTGGCCACACGCTCCGCCTCCCGAAGCATCAGGCGGTTCACGCGGTTTTGCTGCGCCTGAATCGGCCGCCCCGCAATGCCTCCCAGCCCGGCGATCAGCTTTGTGTAGAGATCGTCAAGATCCGGTGCGATGAGCAGACTGTCAATGAACTCGGGCTCCTTGAAAAGGCGGGCGAGCGACGCCAGGACCGGCAGGTAGCTGCGCGCCCTTTCCCCGGCAATCAACATCAGGATGAAATGTATGCGCTCATCGCTTGCTCCTCCATCATGCCGGATTCCCGCCTTGCTGCGCCCAACAGCGAGGACGTATGGACGCGACATCTTGACCCGCGCGTGCGGCAGGGAGACGCCATTGCCCAGATAGGTCGTCATTGTGCCCTCCCGCTGCAAGAGGCTGCGAAGCAGGACCTCGGGTTTCAGGTCGGGAAATTTCGCCACCGAGACATCCAAGAGCTCCTGAAGCGCCCCCTTCAAATCCGAGCTCTTCAGCTCAACGAGACGGCTTCTGGCTATGATCTTGTCGAGACGCATGTTGAAATGGCTGTGGTCAGCGATTCGAAATCAATCGACTCCCTGGAAAGGCTGGTGACCCCGATGCCATTCCAGCATCCGCGACGCATCCCCGGGCGCCGCCGGTCCAGCCTCGTTCACCGTTCCCATTCCAATGCCCCTTTCTTCACCTCGTAGTAAAGTCCCAGGACTAGAACGAACAGGAAGAAGGAGATTGGGCCGAGAATCGAGATATGACTGGCTAGGAACTCCCGATAGATGAACGTCCAGGGTATCAGGAAAACCACCTCAATATCGAAGATGATGAAAAGCATCGCGGTCACATAGAATTTCACCGCGAAACGCGCATGCGTGATGCCTTCCGGCTTCACTCCGCATTCGTAGGCGGAGTCCTTGATCGCATTCTTCGCGGAACGCTGGCCAAGGAGCTGACTGATACCGACAATGGCGCCGGCCAGGCCGGCAGCAAGCAGCACCTGCACAAGAATCGGCAGGTAGTCTGCGGACGTATCGACGACAGCGGATGTCATGCGACTCCAATTTGTTGCCTGTTGTCTTCGATGGGCAAGGGATTTCCCTCCGGATTCTCGCGAAATTGCTTCCGGCAGCCTCCAGCTGTGCGTTGCGGCATGGCTGCGGACCGATCCGCTATTCGTTCAACTTGAACAAGCGCGTCGGCAGTGATCGCGAAGTGCCCACGCCCAGGATTTCCGCAAACTCGAGCGTGCGAATCTCCTCGGAGATGGGCTGAAATCCCGATCGTTTTCTCCAGTAGTTGATCTTTTCAAGCGCCAGTGAATCGAGTGCCACGGGATCGGCGCTCATCCACAGCTTCGGCTCTGAAACCGTATACAGGGAGTTGAAGTAGGGGCCGCCAATGAACTGATAGCGCTCTAGACTCGCGATGGTGAAGGCCCATGTGGCGCGCAGTTCCGGAATGGCGCTCATTTCAGCCACCGCCGCGGGCGCATTCGCCGGCGAGCGGAAGAAACGCGCCGTATTGGAGGCATTCCACAGCGTGGCATTCACCAGTGCTCCATTCACCCCAAGAATCGGGTGATCGGTGAAGACCGGCAGATTGATCCAGAAATCCGCATCGAGAAAAAGCGGGGTTGCCAGAAAACTCTTGCGATCCTGCTCCGTGCTCGTGTTCGCATCGACCCCCTCCACCTGCTTCTCCGCAAGCACCGGGTCGAAACGATTGGGGAGCGGGCTGTCGTAAAACCACACCGGGTCAAAGAAGCGGCCGGATTCGAGCACATAAACGGGATGCCCCTTGTACGCACTCTCGCCGGTCACCAGCGAGGGAAGAAAACCCGTGAGACGCAGGCGGAGTTGGTTCAGCCCCACCAGGAATATGCCCGAATCCTCGAACCCACGCCGTTCAAGCGCATGGATCACCGCATGAACCAGCGCATGGGGTGTCGAAAGCCCCTGCCCGGAATCGGCATAAATCTTAAGTCCGACCTTCTTCTTGACAGTCGGCTGTATCCTCTTGCCGGTCGCGGCCTCAAACTGAACAAAGAGCCTCTCCACTTCCCTGTCATAGATCGCCTGATCAAAATTCTGGAGCGAAGTTTCCCACACGGGCAGCAAGGGTGCCGGCGGCGGCAGTGGCATCGAAGGCAATGCATTGGCATTCTGTCCCTTGGCGACAACGACCATCAGGTTTGGCAGGGCGAGCGCACCAAGGGCGGAAACAAGAATGCTTCGAAAAAGGAATCGCATGGTCTATCTGTCGCCGGGCGGCCGGCAAAGTTTCGTGAGATCTTTGTA encodes:
- the rpmG gene encoding 50S ribosomal protein L33, which translates into the protein MQEVVTLECTEARKEGKPVSRYLTRRNKKTVTERIEKKKYNPFLKRHTLHKEIK
- a CDS encoding DNA integrity scanning protein DisA nucleotide-binding domain protein produces the protein MRLDKIIARSRLVELKSSDLKGALQELLDVSVAKFPDLKPEVLLRSLLQREGTMTTYLGNGVSLPHARVKMSRPYVLAVGRSKAGIRHDGGASDERIHFILMLIAGERARSYLPVLASLARLFKEPEFIDSLLIAPDLDDLYTKLIAGLGGIAGRPIQAQQNRVNRLMLREAERVARGAGCGALMVFGDTFVGGIEAGMIQPKLKTILVTRNPIEAGEDHSAFADTIQVRSFSKARLAQLRSAMLVGLTHGIISFNDRVCCIAGITGSNQFDTLVVVDVEREFQTLLTGHAELLPPDVRPEVLERVIAVATELAVEGREGRPVGCLFVVGDTAKVEKLIKPLVLNPFFGYKEEDRNILNPFMDETIKEYSLLDGAFIIRGDGVVLSAGSLLQATDSDHALPSGLGSRHAAAAAISVATECISIVVSSSTGQVNLFRRGVMLPLTERKMSPA
- the ndhC gene encoding NADH-quinone oxidoreductase subunit A, which gives rise to MTSAVVDTSADYLPILVQVLLAAGLAGAIVGISQLLGQRSAKNAIKDSAYECGVKPEGITHARFAVKFYVTAMLFIIFDIEVVFLIPWTFIYREFLASHISILGPISFFLFVLVLGLYYEVKKGALEWER
- a CDS encoding DUF362 domain-containing protein — translated: MRFLFRSILVSALGALALPNLMVVVAKGQNANALPSMPLPPPAPLLPVWETSLQNFDQAIYDREVERLFVQFEAATGKRIQPTVKKKVGLKIYADSGQGLSTPHALVHAVIHALERRGFEDSGIFLVGLNQLRLRLTGFLPSLVTGESAYKGHPVYVLESGRFFDPVWFYDSPLPNRFDPVLAEKQVEGVDANTSTEQDRKSFLATPLFLDADFWINLPVFTDHPILGVNGALVNATLWNASNTARFFRSPANAPAAVAEMSAIPELRATWAFTIASLERYQFIGGPYFNSLYTVSEPKLWMSADPVALDSLALEKINYWRKRSGFQPISEEIRTLEFAEILGVGTSRSLPTRLFKLNE